A region of the Camelina sativa cultivar DH55 unplaced genomic scaffold, Cs unpScaffold00751, whole genome shotgun sequence genome:
TTTTGTTAGACAATTAGTTACATGGCGGAGCGAGTTGTAGGTACAGGCTCGTTCGGAATAGTTTTCCAAGCTAAATGTTTGGAGACTGGAGAAACCGTGGCGATAAAGAAGGTATTGCAAGACAGAAGATACAAGAACCGAGAACTTCAGTTGATGCGTGTGATGGATCATCCAAATGTGGTTTGTTTGAAGCATTGCTTCTTTTCAACCACAAGTAAAGATGAGCTATTCCTTAATTTGGTTATGGAGTATGTCCCTGAGAGCTTGTATCGAGTTCTTAAACATTATAGCAGTGCTAACCAAAGAATGCCGCTTGTCTATGTTAAACTTTACATGTACCAGGTACCACCAAACTACACACTTTACCATCTTCTGTTTAcatttatttgtacttattctGATATTATACCCTTTTGTCATGTCAGATCTTCAGGGGACTTGCCTACATTCACAACGTTGCTGGAGTTTGTCACAGAGATCTAAAGCCTCAAAATCTTCTGGTATGCATTACATTCAAGATTCAGCTCTATGTTTTGTTTCATCTCttggttctttctttgttcATGTATCTCTTCTGGTCTCTTTATACAGGTTGATCCTCTTACTCATCAAGTCAAGATCTGTGACTTTGGCAGTGCCAAACAGCTGGTAAGACTTCGGGACATATATATTCTTTCGACTTGTGGcgcttgttttttttgtgtgatcttgCCACTAACTGTTGAAATCTACTGTTGCTTCAGGTTAAAGGTGAAGCCAACATTTCTTACATCTGTTCACGATTCTACCGTGCACCTGAACTCATATTTGGTGCCACGGAGTACACAACTTCAATTGATATTTGGTCTGCTGGTTGTGTTCTTGCTGAGCTTCTTCTTGGTCAGGTAAACAATATTTCAGTAACTTGCTTCTTTAAACTCCCGTAATTTTGCGGTAGGACTCGTTTTGAGGATACCTTTCTTTTATGTAGCCGTTGTTTCCTGGAGAGAATGCTGTGGATCAGCTCGTTGAAATCATAAAAGTAAGAATTCTTAACAATAATATTTTGCTAATTACATTCGTTGGATACAAATACTCATTGTATGGAGTTGTTGGACACAGGTTCTTGGTACACCAACTCGAGAAGAGATCCGTTGTATGAATCCACATTACACAGATTTTAGGTTTCCACAGATAAAGGCACACCCTTGGCACaaggtttgttatttgttttctcGTTTACATACACTCTTTGTTTCAGTTTCCACTTAGTTCATCAACATAATcatatttacattttgatttAGATCTTCCACAAAAGGATGCCTCCGGAAGCGATTGATTTTGCATCAAGGCTGCTTCAATACTCTCCAAGTCTTAGATGCACCGCGGTAAGCATTGTCTTGAACTTTCTTCTGTCTTTAAGAATAAAAACTGAATgcttaatg
Encoded here:
- the LOC104773908 gene encoding shaggy-related protein kinase eta, coding for MADDKEMPDAVVDGGHDQVTGHIISTTIGGKNGEPKQTISYMAERVVGTGSFGIVFQAKCLETGETVAIKKVLQDRRYKNRELQLMRVMDHPNVVCLKHCFFSTTSKDELFLNLVMEYVPESLYRVLKHYSSANQRMPLVYVKLYMYQIFRGLAYIHNVAGVCHRDLKPQNLLVDPLTHQVKICDFGSAKQLVKGEANISYICSRFYRAPELIFGATEYTTSIDIWSAGCVLAELLLGQPLFPGENAVDQLVEIIKVLGTPTREEIRCMNPHYTDFRFPQIKAHPWHKIFHKRMPPEAIDFASRLLQYSPSLRCTALEACAHPFFDELREPNARLPNGRSFPPLFNFKQEVAGASPELVNKLIPDHIKRQLGLSFLNQSGT